The following proteins come from a genomic window of Acidobacteriota bacterium:
- a CDS encoding aldose 1-epimerase, with the protein MTQDTPEVIELRAGSTRLAVAPEVGGSITRYASERGGTTIEWMRPSPADAIANRSAGGTSSFPMVPFSNRIRNAAFGFQGRTIQLPQNFRPEPHAIHGHAWREPWAVLSQSDATLTLEYRHPADAWPWTYTAQQAFDLTEERLRVRFTVTNEASAPMPVGFGLHPYFVRTPRATVRADVGQMWQADAGLMPVNLVPPPPQLLLDGAGLNPDATPLDNNFVGFGGRAIIAWPEWNARLRIDADPAYACLVVYTPAGQDFFCVEPATNCIDGFNLADAGRTDTGIIVLAPGETAAGDVTFTPELA; encoded by the coding sequence CGCGCCTCGCCGTGGCGCCGGAAGTCGGCGGCTCCATCACCCGTTACGCATCGGAGCGCGGCGGAACCACCATCGAGTGGATGCGCCCCTCGCCGGCCGACGCCATCGCCAACCGCTCGGCCGGCGGCACGTCGAGCTTCCCGATGGTGCCGTTCTCGAACCGCATCCGCAACGCCGCGTTTGGCTTCCAGGGGCGGACCATCCAGCTCCCGCAGAACTTCCGGCCCGAACCGCATGCCATCCACGGGCACGCCTGGCGCGAGCCGTGGGCCGTCCTCTCGCAGTCGGACGCGACCCTGACGCTGGAGTACCGTCACCCGGCCGACGCGTGGCCCTGGACCTACACGGCGCAGCAGGCGTTCGATCTCACCGAAGAACGCCTCCGCGTCCGGTTCACGGTGACCAACGAGGCGTCGGCGCCGATGCCGGTCGGCTTCGGCCTCCATCCCTACTTCGTCCGCACGCCCCGCGCTACCGTGCGCGCCGACGTCGGCCAGATGTGGCAGGCCGACGCCGGCCTCATGCCGGTCAACCTCGTGCCGCCGCCCCCGCAACTCCTGCTCGACGGCGCCGGCCTGAACCCGGACGCCACCCCGCTCGACAACAACTTCGTCGGCTTCGGCGGGCGGGCGATCATCGCCTGGCCCGAGTGGAACGCCCGGCTGCGGATCGATGCCGACCCGGCCTATGCCTGCCTGGTCGTCTACACGCCGGCGGGCCAGGACTTCTTCTGCGTGGAGCCGGCAACCAACTGTATCGACGGCTTCAACCTGGCCGACGCCGGCCGAACGGACACCGGCATCATCGTGCTGGCGCCGGGCGAGACCGCCGCCGGGGATGTGACGTTCACGCCGGAGTTGGCGTGA
- a CDS encoding helix-turn-helix transcriptional regulator yields the protein MLDVEVIDDPAAAMTTLDPKRARLLAEMAEPISAATLAARVGLARQKVNYHLRALERHGLVEEAERRRWGGLTERLLVARAASYVVSPAALGPIASDPARTRDRLSAGYLIALGARIVQETSQLLRRSREAGKRLATLSIDTEIRFRSAAERAACSRELAATVARLVARYHDETAPGGRRHRLVVVAHARPATPKPTTEETP from the coding sequence ATGCTCGACGTCGAGGTCATCGATGATCCGGCCGCCGCGATGACGACCCTGGACCCGAAGCGGGCCCGCTTGCTGGCGGAGATGGCCGAGCCGATCTCGGCCGCGACGCTGGCCGCCCGGGTCGGCCTGGCCCGGCAGAAGGTCAACTACCACCTGCGCGCGCTGGAAAGGCACGGCCTGGTGGAGGAGGCGGAACGGCGCAGGTGGGGAGGACTGACCGAGCGCCTGCTGGTAGCCAGGGCGGCCTCGTATGTCGTCTCGCCGGCGGCGCTGGGCCCGATCGCGAGCGACCCGGCCCGAACGCGCGATCGGCTGTCCGCCGGCTACCTGATCGCGTTGGGGGCACGAATCGTCCAGGAAACGAGCCAGCTCCTGCGGCGGTCGCGAGAGGCCGGGAAGCGCCTGGCGACGCTGTCTATCGACACCGAGATCCGTTTCCGTTCCGCGGCCGAGCGCGCCGCGTGCAGTCGGGAGCTCGCCGCGACGGTGGCCCGGCTCGTCGCGCGCTACCACGACGAGACGGCGCCGGGGGGCCGCCGGCATCGCCTGGTGGTCGTCGCGCATGCCAGACCGGCCACGCCGAAACCAACCACCGAGGAGACACCATGA
- a CDS encoding SRPBCC domain-containing protein, producing MTVKRSASGRRSIELEVEVPGTPEEVWQAIATGPGISAWFFPAEVEERPGGRIVWHMEPGVDAPGTVTAWEPPRRLGIEEPPDWRPGAAALATEWTIEPRAGGTCVVRLVHSLFADTGDWDDELEGIEANWPCFFGILQLYLKHFRGQSAAIIRVTGTASGTARDAWRALLDALGLAGAAEGQSWRTPSDGAPPLSGAVERIVEGTSPHALLRLDHPLPGIAAPTVYTMDDQVMTSFGIHLYGDAAAAVAASEEPAWQAWMKRRFPAPEQRDTT from the coding sequence ATGACCGTGAAACGCAGCGCGTCCGGCCGCCGGTCCATCGAGCTCGAAGTGGAGGTCCCGGGCACGCCCGAGGAGGTCTGGCAGGCGATCGCCACCGGACCCGGCATCTCCGCCTGGTTCTTTCCGGCGGAGGTGGAAGAGCGCCCCGGAGGACGCATCGTCTGGCACATGGAGCCGGGCGTGGACGCCCCGGGCACGGTCACTGCCTGGGAACCGCCGCGCCGGTTGGGCATCGAAGAACCGCCAGATTGGCGACCGGGAGCCGCGGCGCTCGCCACCGAGTGGACGATCGAGCCGCGCGCCGGCGGCACCTGCGTGGTGCGTCTCGTCCACAGCCTCTTCGCCGACACCGGCGACTGGGACGACGAGCTCGAGGGCATCGAGGCCAACTGGCCCTGCTTCTTCGGTATCCTGCAGCTTTACCTCAAGCACTTCCGCGGGCAGTCCGCCGCGATCATCCGCGTGACGGGAACCGCCTCGGGGACCGCGCGCGACGCGTGGAGGGCGTTGCTCGATGCGCTCGGTCTCGCCGGCGCCGCCGAGGGGCAATCCTGGCGCACGCCGTCCGACGGCGCGCCGCCGCTGTCCGGGGCCGTCGAGCGCATCGTGGAGGGGACGTCGCCGCACGCGCTGCTCCGGCTCGACCACCCGCTGCCCGGCATCGCAGCACCCACCGTGTACACGATGGACGACCAGGTGATGACGTCGTTCGGCATCCATCTGTACGGCGACGCGGCGGCCGCCGTCGCTGCTAGTGAGGAGCCGGCGTGGCAGGCGTGGATGAAGCGGCGGTTCCCGGCGCCGGAACAGAGGGACACGACCTGA
- a CDS encoding creatininase family protein yields the protein MRFAPALILGLTILSLTVTPLAQPPDTVFLEELTWTEVRDKLAAGVTTVIIPTGGTEQNGPHMVLGKHNYLVRHKAGEAARRLGDALVAPVMAYVPEGNVDPPSGHMRFPGTITTPPEVFEQVLEYAARSLRQHGFVDIALMGDSGGNQASQAAVAERLNAEWAGASARVHHLTDYYPGPGDEWLVAQGEREEDVGSHAGMHDTSTLLFLEPSLLRIDQMAPGTRGDGSGVSGNPTRATAEYGEQIMELQIDAAVRQIRRLRETSRGR from the coding sequence ATGCGATTCGCACCGGCTCTGATTCTCGGCCTGACCATTCTCAGCCTGACCGTCACCCCACTGGCCCAGCCGCCCGACACGGTGTTCCTCGAAGAGCTCACCTGGACCGAAGTGCGCGACAAGCTCGCGGCAGGCGTCACGACGGTGATCATCCCGACCGGCGGCACCGAGCAGAACGGGCCGCACATGGTGCTGGGCAAGCACAACTACCTGGTCCGGCACAAGGCGGGCGAGGCGGCGCGGCGGCTGGGCGACGCGCTGGTGGCGCCGGTGATGGCGTACGTACCCGAGGGGAACGTCGATCCGCCGAGCGGCCACATGCGCTTTCCCGGCACGATCACGACGCCGCCCGAGGTGTTCGAGCAGGTCCTGGAGTACGCGGCGCGCAGCCTCCGGCAGCACGGGTTCGTCGACATCGCGCTGATGGGAGACAGCGGCGGCAACCAGGCGTCGCAGGCGGCGGTGGCCGAGCGGCTCAACGCAGAGTGGGCGGGCGCATCGGCGCGCGTGCACCACCTGACCGACTACTACCCGGGGCCGGGAGACGAGTGGCTCGTCGCGCAGGGCGAGCGCGAGGAGGACGTCGGCTCGCACGCCGGCATGCACGACACGTCGACCCTGCTGTTCCTCGAGCCGTCACTGCTGCGCATCGACCAGATGGCGCCCGGCACGCGCGGCGACGGCAGCGGCGTGTCCGGGAACCCGACACGCGCGACCGCCGAGTACGGCGAGCAGATCATGGAGCTGCAGATCGACGCGGCGGTGCGGCAGATTCGGCGATTGCGCGAGACCAGTCGCGGAAGGTAG